ctccaccagaaaatgtcacgtgatcacagaacgacaacaacgtctgttcacaggagcagcactggacgtcgagccgaaccgaacgttagagcacgagcacacaccaaccgtcctcttcttctttcacaccatggcacatactcgcattggcatggctaaacctcgttccatgcctgtggcaatatatatatatatatatatatatatatatatatatatatatatatatatatatatatatatatatatatatatatattatatatatgaaATACGTAACATACCTAAATGAAATACCTGGTGCAGAGTGCGCGAGAAGGCAGTTTTTGCTCTGCGGGTCGAAACCTTGAGGGAGTTTCGGGACCTGAAGTGATGTAACAGAAGATTGCCtggcctagttgtcaggctgagAATGTAACAACCTGACACTGCTTCAAGGTTTTGCGGTGCAGAGCGAAAACAGGCTGCTCCtatgctctacacagacgtggccgagACTGTACGTTGAGTTTTGATATAAGTCGGCCTGGGGAGAGGAGGAAGAACTTGCCCGTCTCCACCCATCACAGCCTGACCAAATGTGAGTGCTAGTGACAGCCAGAACTTTGCTAAATGGGAGTCAGCAACATCCCATCCgcgacagtgttgttttattggctGGCGTCTTGGCGGGGGCTGTGATTGGCTATAACAATAAAGAAAGGGGCCGGCGTGAGCTTCATAACGACGGTGCTAAGTGACAGAAGACGTTCGGGGCCCTGTGAAAATGGCTTGTTCAGTTCACTTGTCGCTGAACTCTTGCCTTTTTTCAATGTATATGACTTTGTAAGAGTGCTATAATCTCGGTAGTTCTCGTTTTTCTAACTTTGGAGCATCAGTTCGTCAACCTGAAGACTCAGTCACATTAGTAAAGGGAGTCCGTTTCTAACGTAAGCCTGATGCCAGAACACACAATTATTTTGGAGGCTTGTTTGAGAGAACGTAATCTCACCGTATATGTTGAGGTCCTTCTCAAAGATGATTGTACGGAACTCCGGTCCCTCGGTGGACACTTCGCAGCCATAGGTGCCTTCGCTGTTAAGGTCTGTGCGGTCCAGGTACACTCGGTTATGTTGGACTTGGACAGCTGCAAGAGAGTTCAAGAGGTTGGTCCAAGTCGGTGTACAGCACATGTACAAATTCCACGACAAAACGtcttcttgggctagttggttcatgatttctgaagaaaaaaaagtagcctAAAGCAAAACAATCACATACATGGAACACCAAACTgccgctaacttccaactgagtgtCAGCAGGACATCATTTCCAGAAACAGCACATCACAACATCACAATAACGCTACATGATTTCGGTGATTGCGCGTATGTTCAACAGATCGCAGTTTAAGCAAAGAGATACAGCTAAAACAAAaactagcagtttttttttacttacgaatacaaccgatgagcgaagctccttaaaaaaatcacagcatatccatggactgaatgatgatgaggggggcgaagagggcttcagtccgtccgcgcttccgtccatccgttcagaTACAACGCTACAACAGATCGCAGTTTAAGCAAAGAGATACAGCTAAAACAAGAGTTTTTCGACTTACGAATACAACcaatgagcgaagctccttaaaagaAACACAGCTTATCctcggactgaatgatgatgagtggggcgaagagtcCATCAGTCAGTCTgcgcttctgtccatccgttcgttcttgcgtccgtctgttcgtgcgtccgtccatgtgactgtccatgcatctgcccgtccatgcgtccgtgcacgcatccgtccatctatgcgtccgtccgtgcgtccgtacctgCGTTCGTCTGGCGTACGCCGATCCGTCCACGCATTCGTGCGTTcgtctatccgtccattcgtgctGGCTTCATGAAGGAGGTAGGGTGGTGAGCGGGTAGGGACAGCGTCTGCTGTGCTCGGTGGCGGAAACGACTGAAATTTTAGTTGTCATTATGACGTCCACGTGGCGTCCCTGTGAGGTACCATGACGTAACATCACATGATGACATCGACACGTGACATCTTCGCTTGGTCAAAGGCAGACCGATCATGGAGTCCATGCAAAACAAGGTAGGTGCAGAACGCTTACAATGCCTCCGATCTTACACGCAGTGCAAATCTACTTTAGGTGTGTAAAGGCTTCGATAGGTGCCGGGGCAGCAACAATGCACAATATATCGAGTGAGAGTGAGAAGGAAATTACGGTAAGACGTTGGCGCTGGACATCGACGGTGAGACATTGGCGTCTTTGATGAGTGCATAAAAAATCCCTTTCAATTTTTCGCAGCCAGGGAGCTCATGTTCTAACGTATCTTCGGCTTCGGGGTGACAAAAAGCATATGCCGCCGACATTTGGCATGTACTCACGTTTACGTAGAGCCCAACGAGGTCGTACTTCTGGCCTGGTGGTGCGTCGCTAGGCAAGTACCTGTAGAACTCGACGTTGTTCTTGTACCACTTGACTGAGTACAGTTCGGCGCCTTCCAGATTGTACTCGCACAGCAGCAGGACAGGTTCACCGCTGATGACCGCTCCGGGGACGTCCACACGCTCAAACCGTATGCTGAGAGCACCTGCAAAGGTAACACGAATTGAGTTTTTATGTAGATAAAATGGGTGCATCGATTACGCCtaaaccgaccgaccgaccgaccgaccgactgattAACTGATTGGTTGATGGATTGAATGGTTGACTGACTGAATAATTCTGTTTAACCCTTGTGAACAGACTCCTTTCTGAGATATTTCGTTTTCGTTAAACAAATCACGTTGTACTTACTCCTAAAGTGTTTGTATCGCGTTTCATATTGAAATTTTCTTTGTCTTACATATATTCGAGGTTAGTCACGACATTTAGAATTGGCATACACATTTACAATTCTACTTAAATATTTGCATCACCATTTCGAAAACCCAGGATATGTTTGCCTAGCGATATGCGTAGCACACTACTTCACACGACAATGACGATGCATGGTATGACCCGCATGTAAGAAAGCGCAGTCAAATCATGTGACGATTATAGAACCAGTAATGAAAACATGCAGACAAAACTGCACAGCAGTTGCGAAGCCGGCGCATTCGCGAGAATGGGGTGCTCGAGCTCTTCCTTCCGAACTTTAAGGCTTGTCGTGGCGAACAATAACCTCAAAGTGTACAAAAAAATCTCTACGTcaaaataccaaatttcgcaCGCAGAGATCTAAACTTTATTTCTCGAGTGCCTTTGAAGCCCGAATCTGGGTCGTCCCTGTCTAGAACGCAGGAAGGCGAATGCCAAACTGAGAGCTAAGCACAAAGCCCTCACAATCGCTCGCAAGGCATACTCGAGCTACACAGAAAGGCAGGCTGCGCCATTTTGAAACGGTGGGTGCACGTCTTGTGTCCGCAGGGTGAACGGGAGAGTGAGCTGAAAGAAGAGAAAACTGACGCGCGGTCGTGATAAATATTAGGCACCAAAACGCGAGCCCAGACGTAGCATCGGAAATCTCACCTTCGCAGAGCAGAAATgcgagcagtttttttttgtcacgcacGGGCCAAAAATGCGAGGAGCACGTTGATTTACGAGCACGCCGGTCGCCTTAGGTGTGGGCGTCGTCCATGGACGAGCGTGCGTCTGAACGCTCCCCCGGAGACGGAGCCCGGTACGTCTGGAATCTCCCCGACGCCTTTTGTTTCCTCTTCGGTTTCTCATGAAGCTTTAAGCGTAACGTAGCTGGCGGCGCAATCGTTGGCAGTAACAATAAATCAACGGCGTCGTAAGATGCCGACTCCCTTTCTGGCGGGCGCTGCGACTATGCGCCGCATCACGTGACTCTAGTGGCCAACAAAATCGGCGTCCGAAACGGAAATGACAAACGCGTCTGCACGTTCTTGCGTCCGAACATTCCTTTCGAGAAATTGTGAGAGTTGAAGATTTCGAGGGGCTTGAGTAGGACGCGCCTGTTCCTCTGCGCTGTTGATAAAGGAAAGGAGGAAGAAAAGAGGGAAACGAAaaagagaaggcagagaggtgaaCGTTAAACAtgtccggttggctaccctacgctggcAAATTGGAAAGGGAAATAGAAAGATAAAGAATAATAAGCTTTTTTTAATAATGCTGGTGTCTTTTCGAGACCACTTATTTTCGATTCCTCtagcaataaaaaaaacgttgaaaGCACACAGACTTCAATTGCCTTTCCACAAATATTCTTTCTGTTTAAATCGAACACCTGACGCCACGAATGTCAATAACTAGAAGCAACAGATTACCGACAATGCCGAATATTCAGGGCTGCATCACGAACGTTCGCGAAGTCGAGAATAGCAACAACGATGAAACAGGAGCGGAAACAGCACCCAGACATCAGCTTGTAGGCCGCTCCAAGCTGAGAATGTTCACCAATGAAGACAGACTGTTTAGAAAGGAAGAGCACGAAGGGACGAAGAAGGTGGTTAAACGAAATTCAAGAAGAGGCAGAGCATAGTATGATGAAAATGCATGCCTGGAAGCTGATATAAGAAGTTCGTGGTATGTGCATGCCATTTAGCAGTGAAAATAAAAATTATGCCTCGTTTCCCGCTTTTCTTCGCGCATCTTCTGCAAATTCGCTCAGTAGTTTCACTGTCCTGATGAGTGCAGCTTCAATTCACTTcgactgatcaaaaaaaaaagaactaagctGCAGAACAGCAAAACAGTGTAACATCAGAGTAACGtttgaagcgagagagagagagagagagagagagcaaaaaaaaaaacagagatagagaaaaaaaaagatatacttATAATGAAATACCTAAAAGCTTAGAGGTCAGACTGAATGAATTTTAAGGCGTGTTACTCAGCGTTAGGAAGAGGAGAAGGGGTGGAAAAGTGAAGAGAGAGAAGGTTTGATGATGATGAAACGAAACCTTGGTTATCCAAAAACAATTTACCTTCCCTTTTTTATTCTGTACCACGCAAATATTTATTCAAAGCTCACGAAATGTTGCGAAATTTTAAAGAAATCGCACTTCATTTCAAACCCATAGACTGAGCCATCTCAATTAGGATAAATACATGCACGAAGCTGAGAATTATACCGCAGCGGCAGTACAACGCAGTTTGGCGCACAGGGTCAGAGGCATGCGTGTCCACTAGCGTTCCGATGGCGTTATAGAAGCAAGCAAAACAGAGACGCGAAAACAAAGGGAGCTCGGATCTGAATCTAAAATAGCACTTAACATGCAAATGCCGGCTGGTCCGGCGAAGCCGCGGAGACAACGCGGGGAGAACCCCAGCTGGAACCGCAGTGGCTCTTGTACTCGCAAGTGCTAGTTTCGG
This window of the Rhipicephalus microplus isolate Deutch F79 unplaced genomic scaffold, USDA_Rmic scaffold_474, whole genome shotgun sequence genome carries:
- the LOC142794669 gene encoding uncharacterized protein LOC142794669, whose translation is MHLAFMQLSRTYVALGALSIRFERVDVPGAVISGEPVLLLCEYNLEGAELYSVKWYKNNVEFYRYLPSDAPPGQKYDLVGLYVNVSTFQHNRVYLDRTDLNSEGTYGCEVSTEGPEFRTIIFEKDLNIY